From a region of the Megalops cyprinoides isolate fMegCyp1 chromosome 13, fMegCyp1.pri, whole genome shotgun sequence genome:
- the LOC118787683 gene encoding cortexin domain-containing 1 codes for MEEPTPDPAYVDVDQGLTLACIAFLCLLLVAMIIRCAKVIMDPYSAIPTSTWEEQHLDD; via the coding sequence ATGGAGGAGCCAACGCCCGACCCCGCCTATGTCGACGTGGACCAGGGATTAACTCTGGCATGCATCgccttcctctgcctcctgctggtcGCCATGATCATCCGCTGTGCCAAGGTCATCATGGACCCCTACAGCGCCAtccccacctccacctgggAGGAGCAGCACCTGGATGACTGA